tctttgaccttattcattctgatgtttggggaccttcctctgtctctagtattggtggatctcgatattttgttgtctttgttgatgattactctcgctatagttGGATTTTTAACATGAAatatcgttctgaattattgcaagtatattcaaattttgcaaaaatgtttgaaactcaattttccaaacgtatcaaaatttttcgatctgataatgcttttgagtacactcaatatgctttccaagccgttttgcattcctatggcactgttcatcaactaacttgtccaggtacctctcagcaaaatggtagagctgAACGAAAACtttgtcatattcttgacactgttcgtgctctccttctcttcgccaaagttcctgctcctttttggggcgaagttgctcttcatgctgttcatgctattaatcgcattcctagtcctgtcatccaaaatcaaactccatatgagcgcctttttgggtcacctccagactatcaccactTTCGCTTATTcggctctgcttgtttcgttcttcttcagccacatgagcataacaaacttgagcctaggtcaagactttgctgttttcttggctatgacgaaactcaaaaggggtatcggtgttatgatcctgtttCTCATCGTCTccgtgcttctctatcttccacttctgtcttagatctatttccagatgagacacatattccttctgtagctgctcctgaccctCCTATAGCTGCTTTTAatccttctgtagctgctctTGATCCTCCTGTAGACTTTTCTGTCCACCCTCTAGatatccttgatccctttcctagttccccctttaatgaataggtggaagatgaacaggtcgaagacAAGCTACCCAACCCTGATCTTGGGTCCCCTACTCCTGATCTTGGGTCCCCTACTCCTGCTCTGCTTAAAGAtcatgcacaagacattccacctcgtcactcaactcgggtaaggtcaattcctacacatttacttgactatcattgttacactgtccttgctacactgcacgagccttacacctatcgtgaggcttccactgaccctttatggcagattgcaatgaaagaggaacttgatgcattatctaaaaatcatacttgggacttggtcactctccccccttgggaaatctgtggttggttgtaagtggatctacaagattagaACTCTCtttgatgggtccattgagcgctacaaagctcgtcttgtggcaaaaggttttacacaggagtatgggattgattatgaagagacctttacttcggttgctcgtatctcatctgttcgtgccctcttagttgttgctgctgccagtaaatgggatcttttccagatggatgtcaaaaatgcattccttaatggaaatttaagtgaagaagtttatatgcaaccttctcctggtctctctgttgaatcaaacaaggtttgtcaccttcgactactttatggccttaaactagctccacgagcttggtttgccaaattcagctctaccatctctcgcttgggttacatggccagtcattatgattctgccttatttctttgtCGCATTGACAAagacactattttacttctcctgtatgtggatgatatgatcataactggtgatgaccttagtggcattcaagaactcaaggattttctcagtcaacagtttgagatgaaagatcttggacatctcagctacttcttaggtcttgaaatcactcattctacatatgggctttacattactcaagccaagtatgcctctgaactcttgtctagagctggactcactgatagcaagactgttgacactccagttgagcttaatgcgcatctgactcccttaggggggaaaccattgtttaatccctctctttacagacacTTAGTTgacagcctagtttatctcactgttactcgtccagaaatttcctatgctgttcaccaggtgagctaATATCTGGCtactccacgatcgactcactatgctgctgttttgcgcattcttcggtacctaaagggcactctcttccatggtcttttctagtctgctcagtctcctcttgttctccgtgcattttctgatgctgattaggcaggagatcccactgatcatAGGTCCACCACtagttatttctttctttttggttcttctctgatttcttggcgaagcaagaaacaaactcatgtggcccgttccagtattgaagcagaatatcgtgccttTGCTGATACcgcatctgagcttctttggctatgatggcttctcaaagacttaggtgtgtctacatcctctgctactcctctttattatgacaacaagagtgccattcatattgctcacaatgatatCTTCTATGAATGGACTACACatatcgagatcgattgtcattttatccactatcatcttgtccatggtgctttcaagctaatctcagtctcctctacaaatcaacttgcagatatcttcaccaagtcacatcctaagggacaccttcgtactttggttgacaacctcaagttggtcgcACATCCACCTtaagtttgaggggggctgttaacatgtataatgttgtaggctttaggcccaactagtttacttgtatagcacacattcttgtactacactcacatttacttgtactgcactcatatgcctcctatataaagacattcatgtatattctttctgtgagaaatacaatacaattatttagtatttctaaTAGGATCAATGGCATTTGTTGAAGTTGTCCCCACTGTGGCACATAGAAACAAAGGTACTAGCCCAACTTGAACATCTGATTGAATTGTAGCTCTCAGAGAGTTTGGGCATAACCCATATAATGTTGACTTTGTAGTCTTAATGACTTTGAAATTCTTTGGGTAGATTCCAGTAATTTGAGCTGCCTTTTGAAGTACACTATGAGTCTGGTTGGACCCATAAACCACCAAATTGCCTATCTTATCTCTCCCAAATTGGCTTAGCATTTGATCCCTCGTTGCAGTTAGTGTACACAAAATTGCCTCACAAGTAGTCCCCTGCAATACACCCCCACCATTGCTAGAGAAAAGGAAAGACTTGGGTAGTTTAAGCATTTCTCCAAGCCAATCCATGACAATGCACTCTAGTTCAGTTGCTGTAGGTGATGACATCCAATTGAACCCAACTGCATTAAAGCCAGTGCTAAGCATTTCTCCAAGAAAACCAGCAACGCTACCACTTGAAGGGAAGTAGGCAAAGTAATTAGGACTCTGCCAATGTGTGATCCCAGGCATAATATATTTTTGCACATCTTGGAGGATGGTTTCAATTGGTTCAGCATGGTAGGGGGCAGATTCTGGCAAGAGTTTTCGAAGGTAACCTGACTTAACTTGGCTTAGGACTTGGTACTTTTCTATGTTTTGGTAATAATTTGCAATGAAGTCTACGATCAAGTGGCCATGCCTCCTAAATTCTTGTGGGTCTAGAGGGTTAGTGATGATGTGAGAATTGTTTTCATGATCATGATCAAACTTGAGGCTATCCATGTTCGAGATATGGAATTCCATGTTTGAGTGTTGGTGTTTTTCTTAACCGACTGCTCTATGATAAGGAGAGAAAAAGTATAGAATTAGAAGTGGTTGATTGAGATATAATGAAGGAGAATAAGGgactaaataaagaaaagagaggacTAGGAAGTCTAAACAGGGCGACTGAACAGTGGAGCAAGAGATGCGgtcgcctaaggccccaagtaAAAAAAGGCCCCCAAATTTTACCCAATAGagttatttataatcaatatataaaataattttttttttactaaatgaaaaaaagaatagagaaaaatgcaacgttcacaatattttcacaacacttttacaactaaTGCCAAGTTACAGGTTGTTACAGCCTGTTAttgatagcaaaaaaaaaataattatagtgatattttcaaatagaaaacaaaaaacaacttaaaacctagaatttgttgtaaaaaatatcgTTAATGTtgtacttctaaaaaaaaaagaataataatatgaGTTTagttagcaaacttttactagttctcatttAAGTCTACCACTAACACTActcttttacttaccactatcaatctACCACATCAACaagtatgaaaattttgtcaatttttttggtctaaaaacaaaaaaaaattctacgtagttcatgttaattagtagtaattttgcatttaaaacaagataatcaattttCGCCTTAGGCCTTCAACTGCATCAAACCGCCCCTGTCTAATTCAATTTAATTCTCTAAACCATTTCATGAAGGGGAGGAGGAGCTAGAGGTGGTACACAAACTGgtgaatatagaaaaaaaaacttcaatagTTTCGAAGCCCCACCTCTAACTCCTCCCTAGTGCTCCAGCACGATAgttttttccttatattcacaagTTTAAGCCCCACCCCTAGCTCCTCTCCTTCATGAAATGGTCTTGAGAATTAAATTGTTTTAGTGCTTCGGCCTCTCACATAGGGGATGGGCCCTATAAGTAGAACTCACTATGGGGCCCACCCCTTATGTGAGAGTCTGTAGCACTACTTTAGAACTATTTTAAGAATTGCCCTTGAATTGAGTAAAAGTGAAGTTACAAAACTTAATTGAATACAGGAAAAAACTTAAATAGTCCCGAAGCCCTACTAGGGGTAGGGCACAAACTTgtaaatacaagaaaaatactTAGATATTCTTGTATTTACAAGTTTGCGCCCCCACCCCTAACTCCCCTTCTTCATGAAATGGTCCTGAGAATTAAATCGGGACTATTTAagtatttttcttgtatttacAAGTTTGCACCCACCCCTAACTCCTCCCCTTTATGAAATGGtccccccttccccccccccccccccaagtcTTGCACTCTAGCGTTAATTTCTAAACGCTCAtaatttttggatttaatttatCTGATTAATGTCAATCACTAAATTGGTAAAATAGCCCAAAAAAATATTGCCTAATCAGGATAGGGCATTAActtgatgaagaaaaaaatgcaTTCATATTTATTACCATAAAGAGAGGAGATCCTTCCAAGACATGGaagtttgaaaataataataaagacatATCTCCTAAAGAGAAATTTCTAAAACAAAGGCccaaatatacaaaaat
The sequence above is drawn from the Castanea sativa cultivar Marrone di Chiusa Pesio chromosome 5, ASM4071231v1 genome and encodes:
- the LOC142633926 gene encoding tyrosine decarboxylase-like translates to MDSLKFDHDHENNSHIITNPLDPQEFRRHGHLIVDFIANYYQNIEKYQVLSQVKSGYLRKLLPESAPYHAEPIETILQDVQKYIMPGITHWQSPNYFAYFPSSGSVAGFLGEMLSTGFNAVGFNWMSSPTATELECIVMDWLGEMLKLPKSFLFSSNGGGVLQGTTCEAILCTLTATRDQMLSQFGRDKIGNLVVYGSNQTHSVLQKAAQITGIYPKNFKVIKTTKSTLYGLCPNSLRATIQSDVQVGLVPLFLCATVGTTSTNAIDPIGPLCEVAKDFGIWVHIDAAYAGSAFICPEFRHFIDGIEGTNSFSLNAHKWFFTTLDCCCLWVKDPSALIKSLSTNAEFLRNKASDSKQVVDYKDWQITLSRRFQAMKLWLVHRNYGVANLRNLLRRHVKMAKLFEELVGLDSQFEIIAPRNFALVCFRVLPSPKGMDGNEKGEAKQVERANELNKKLLESINGSSKVYMSPTVVDEAYIIRCAIGATLTEERHVTMAWKIIQEHADTLLSKY